The region GTAGTCGTACTGGTTTGCGAGGCGCTCTCGGCGAGCCAACGCGCTTTCGATCGGCACGCCGAACCGCGGCGGCACCACCGGAGCGGCTGCTGTTCGGATGCGGTCTGTCATGGCGCGGTGCGCTCCAGGCGTTTGGGGACGAGGCGGCCGGCACCGCCACGGGGCTTTCGTGCAGCGGGCCTATCAGTGCATACCCGACTCTAGCGAGTATGGCCGAGACCCGCACGTACCGGCACCCCACGCCCGCGAGTGGTGCGGGTTTCTCGGCGAGACGCCGCAGGCAGGACGCGGGCGGGCGGCGGTGCGGCGGGCGCAGGCGGGCAGGCGTGTGCATCGAGGCATCCGGGCACGCGCCGCGCGCGATCGTCGGGTCCGCACGCACGTGGTCCCGGCGCCGCGAACGGGGCCGGGACCACGGGGCCGTGCGGTTTCGAGCGGCAGCGACTAGCCGCGCAGGTTGTAGAAGGCCGCCATACCCAGGTACTCGCTGGAGTCGGCGAGCTCCTCTTCGATTCTCAGCAGTTGGTTGTACTTGGCGACGCGGTCGGAGCGGGCCGGCGCACCGGTCTTGATCTGACCTGCGTTCACCGCCACCGCGAGGTCGGCGATGGTGGTGTCCTCGGTCTCGCCGCTTCGGTGGCTGATAACGCACGTGTAGCCGGCCTGCTTGGCCATCTCGATGGTCTCGAGCGTCTCGGTCAGCGAGCCGATCTGGTTGAGCTTGATCAGGATCGAGTTGGCTACGCCGAGCTCGATGCCCTTCCTGAGGCGCTCGGTGTTGGTGACGAACAGGTCGTCGCCCACCAGCTGCAGCTTGCTTCCCAGGCGATCGGTCAGGAGCTTCCAGCCGTCCCAGTCGTCCTCGGACATGCCGTCCTCGAGGCTGATGATCGGATAGCGGTTGGCGAGGTCCTCCCAGAAGTCGACCATCTGCTCGCTGGTCAGCTCGCGTCCCTCGCCCTTGAGCATGTAGACACCGCGCGCAGCGTCGTAGAACTCGGTCGATGCCGGGTCAAGCGCGATGCGAACCTGCTCGCCGGGAGTGTAGCCAGCGGCTTTGATCGCCTCGACGATGATCGCAAGCGCGGCCTCGTTGCTCTCAAGGTTGGGTGCGAAGCCACCTTCGTCGCCCACGGCGGTGCCGAGCTTGCGCTCCTGCAGGACCTTCTTCAGCGTGTGGTAGATCTCGGCGCACCAGCGCAGGCCCTCGGCGAAGGTGGAGGCTCCCACCGGCATGACCATGAACTCCTGCAGGTCGACGTTGTTGTCGGCGTGCACGCCCCCGTTGAGGATGTTCATCATCGGCACCGGCAGAACGTGCGCGTTGGCGCCGCCGATGTAGCTGTAGAGCGTTAGCTCGGTCGACTCGCTTGCGGCGCGAGCCACGGCCAGCGAAACGCCCAGGACAGCGTTGGCGCCGAGCTTGCCTTTGTTGGCGGTGCCGTCTAAAGCGAGCAGCTCGGCGTCGATCGAGCGCTGGTCGCTCGCGTCCATGCCCACGAGCTCCTCGGCGATGATGTCGTTGACGTTGTCGACGGCGCCCTGCACGCCCTTGCCCAGATAGCGGGCCGAGTCGACGTCGCGCAACTCTACGGCCTCGAAGGCGCCCGTGGAGGCGCCGCTCGGCACTGCCGCGCGGCCGAAGCTGCCGTCGTCGAGAACGACCTCGACTTCCACGGTCGGGTTGCCGCGCGAGTCCAAGATCTCGCGGGCGTAGATGTCGGTGATGATGCTCATCTAGGCATGCCCCTTCTCTATCCGCTTTGCCCTCTGCCACAGCGCTTCTTGCGCCTCGAGCCCCAGCTCGTCGAGCTTGGTGCCCCCCTCGGCAGCGGCCTTCTCCATCGCCGACCAACGTCCCCGGAACTTGTCGCACGTTCCGCGAAGCGCCGTCTCGGCATCGATGCCTTGTTTGCGAGCCAGATTCACGATCGAGAACAGCAGATCGCCGATCTCGTCTTGCGCGCCGGGACTGCCGGGCTCTTCGGCCTTGAGTTCGTCGATCTCCTCGTGCACCTTGGCCCATACCCCTTCGAGGCTATCCCACTCAAACCCTGCCGAGACGGCCTTGCGCGATATGGTCTGCGCGAGCATCAGTGCGGGCAGCGCGTGGGGCACGGTGTCGAGCAGACCCTGCTGCTTCTCGGCGCGCTCGACGCTCTTGATCTGGTCCCAGGTGCGGGTAACAGCCGCAGCATCCTCGGCAGCAGCGTCACCGAACACGTGCGGGTGGCGGCGCACAATCTTGGCGTGAATGGCGGCGACAACGTCGTCGATGGTGAACTCGCCTGCGTCGGCGGCGATCTGCGACTGCAGGACCACCTGCAACAAAACGTCGCCGAGCTCCTCTCGGATATCGGCGACGTCGTGAGTCTCTATGGCGTGGACGGCCTCGTAGGCCTCTTCCACCATGTTCTTGGCGATCGAGTCGTGCGTCTGCTCGCGATCCCAAGGGCAACCCCCCGGGCCGCGAAGGACCGCAATGAGATCGACGAACTCGTCGAACCCGTGGCTCACGATCCCCCTACCCCGCCGCTAGTTGGTTGTAGTCGACGGGGCGGTGCCTGAAGCCGAGGTGCTGCCACCCTTGGCGGCGTTGGGCTTGAGGTCGGCCTCGACGTATTCGATCTTCGCGTTCTTGCGCAGGTCGTTGAGGAACTGCTGGTAAGCGTCGCTGCGACGTTGCTGCACGATGATCTGCTGGATCTGCGACTTCACGTCCGCCAGCGGCTGCTGGGTACCGGAGCGAACGTCGGTGACCAGAATGATGTGCCAGCCGTACGGTGACTGCACGAGGCCCGACATCTGGCCCTTGTTCAGCTTGTCGAGAGCCGCCTGGAACTCGGGCACGTAGGCCGTCGTCGGCCATCCGAGGTCGCCGCCCTTGGAAGCGGTAGCGGTGTCGATCGAGTACTTGCGGGCAGCATCCGGAAGCGTGATCGTTCCGGCTTGGATCTCCTTGAGCACCTTGGCCGCCAGCGCCTTGTCCTCCGGCTTGAAGAGGATGTGGCTGGCGCGCTTCGCCGGCTTCTGGAAGAACTGCGACTTGTTCTTGTCGTAGTAAGCCTGGATATCGGACTGGCTGACCGTCTGATTGGCGGACAGCGTCTCGACAAGCTTCTGCGTCACAAGCTGGTTGCGAATCTGGGACTTGAGCTGGTCCAGGGTCATGCCAGCGCTCTTGAGCGCCGAGTCAAACTGCGTGGAGTCCTTGAAACCGCTCTTGAGCTGGTCGATCTGCTTCTGGACGTCGGCGTCGGAGACGTCGATGCCTTTGCTCTTCGCGGCCTGCTCGATGAGGTCCTGGTTGATCAGGTTCTCCAACAGCCTCTGCTTGAAGTCGAGAAGTCGACCCTGCGCGTCAGTCCCCGTGAACATCTGCGGATACTGCTTCTTGAGCTGGTCGAGTTGTGCATTGAGGTCCGAGACCTTGATCACCTGGCCGTTGACCTTCGCCGCGACGTCCTTGTTGCTGCAGCCGGTCAGTGCCACGACACCCAATAGCATGACGGCGCAGAGAGCGACGGCAAGCGCAAAACGCATCGGCTTCATCGTTCGAATCCTCCTGATAGCGGATTAAAGCTCACGCGAGTATAGCATCCAGTAGGCCAAGGGCCGCCGTGGTCACGGACTCTCCATAACCCAACGGTAGGGCTATCTTCTTCTCCTTCTCGATCCACACCGCACCACGCGCTTGAAGCTGGCCTTTTCGCTCGTCAGACAGGTGCACGGGGGCGATAATGAGGCGCTTGCGAGCGATGGTGACCGACGTGGCTTTGACCTCGGCGGCAAGCGCTCGAATGCGCGCCACGTCGACGAGGTTGCGGGCCGTCTCGGGCGCCGCGCCGAAGCGCTCCACCATCTCGCGGTAGACCTGATCGATCGCTTCGATCGAGGGCGAGCCGGCCAGTCGCCGGTAGATGCGCACGCGCTCGTCGACCGCATCGACGTACTCCTCGGGCAGGAACGCCGAGATCGGCAGGTCGACGCGCACGTCGGGATGAGCGACAACGGGCTCGCCGCGTGCCTCGCTGACGGCCTCCATCAGCATCTGCGCGAACAGGTCGAAACCGACCTGGCTCATCTGCCCGCTTTGCTCGGCGCCGAGAAGCGAGCCGGCGCCGCGAATCTCGAGGTCCTTCATGGCGATCTTGATGCCGCTGCCAAGCTCGGTGTTGTCGCCGATGGCTGTGAGGCGCTCGACCGCCTGCTCGCTGAGCGACTCGTGGCGCGGGAAGAGGAAGTAGCCGTACGCCTTGACGTGGCTGCGGCCCACGCGGCCCTTGAGCTGGTAGAGCTGTGCCAGGCCCAGGCGCTGCGAGTCCTCGATGATGAGCGTGTTGGAGTGCGGGTTGTCGATGCCTGACTCGATGATGGTGGTGGCGACAAGCACGTCGTACTCGTTTGCGGCGAACGCCTCCATGACAGACTCGAGTTCGCGTTCGCTCATCTGCCCGTGCGCAACGCCGATACGCGCTTCCGGAGCCGCGGTGCACACGCGGCGAACCGCGTCGTCGATCGTCTTGACGCGGTTGGAGACGTAGTAGACCTGGCCGCCGCGCTCGAGTTCTCGGCGGACCGCACCGGAGACGACGTCCTCGTCCCACTCGCCCACGTGCACCTGCACGGGGAAGCGGTTGGGCGGCGGAGTGTCGATGACGCTCATGTCGCGCACGCCGGACAGCGACATCTGCAGCGTGCGCGGAATCGGTGTTGCCGACAGCGCCAGCACGTCGATCTGCTCGCGCAGGTTCTTGATGTGCTCCTTGTGCTCGACGCCGAATCGCTGCTCCTCGTCGATGATCACGAGGCCCAGGTTCTTAGGGGCGACGTCGTGGCTGAGCAGGCGGTGCGTGCCGATCAGGATGTCGACCTCACCTGAAGCAAAGCCCTGCAGCGCGGCCTTGATCTGCACCTCCGAGCGGAAACGTGAGAGCACCTCGACGCGCACCGGGAAGGGCGCGAAGCGCTCCGAGAAGGTTGTGTAGTGCTGCTGGGCAAGAATCGTCGTCGGGCACAGCACCATGACTTGCTTGCGGTCTTGCGTGGCCTTGAATGCCGCGCGGATCGCCACCTCGGTCTTGCCGTAGCCCACGTCGCCGCAGATCAGGCGGTCCATCGGCTTGTCCGACTCCATGTCGGCCTTGACGTCGGCGATCGCGGCGAGCTGATCGGGCGTCTCCTCGAACGGGAAGGCGGCTTCCATCTCCATCTGCCACGGAGTGTCCTCGCGATACGTGTAGCCAGCCACGGTCGCGCGGCGCGCGTACAGGTCCACCAGGTCGAACGCAAGCTGGCGCGCCGCCTTGCGAGCCTTGCCCGTCGCGCGCGACCAATCCGCGGTGTTCAGGCGTGTGATGCGCGGCGAGCCGCCGTCGGCGCCAACGTACTTGGTGACGCGGTCGATCTGGTCGACCGGCACGTAGAGCTTGTCGCCGCGCGCGTACTCGAGTAGCAGGTAGACGCGGTCCTGGCCGAGAACCTCCTGGCGCACGATCTCTTTGAACAGCCCTATGCCGTGGGTGGCGTGAACCACGTAGTCGCCGGGGGCGAAGGCGAACGTCACTTTGGTCGGGTCAATCTCGCGGCGCTGACGGCGCACGGCGCTTCTCGGGTAGACATCGTCGACGCTGATGACCGCGATCTGCGCCTCGCCGATGACGAAGCCGGCTGGCACGTCGGTGTCGGTGACGTCGATGTTGCCCTTCTTCAGCGGCCGCGCGTCGACGTGCCCATCTGGGTCCGCGCCGTCGGCGAAGTCGCGCTCGCGCGTGATTGAGAGGCCTGACTCGGCAAGCGTGTCGGCGATCCGTCCGCGCGTCCTGCGGTCTGGGACCGCCAGCGCGATGGCCATCCCCGCCGAGAGAAGCGAGCGGATGCCACCGACGAAGCGCTCCTCGCCACCTGAGACCTCGGGGCGGCACGCGGTGAGCTCGGCGTCCACACCGCTGCCAGCGCGCAGCAAGGAGAGCAGCGTGAGGCGCTGACGCTCGCCCAGGTCGAGCTGGCCCGGCGTGAGGTAGAGACCAGCGAGCGTGGTTGCGCGCAGGAGCTTCTCGGCAAGGCCGGAGAGTTCCTCGTGGCGGCGGGACGCGTCGTCGAAGAGCGTGCGGGGCTCGGCGGCCACTACGAGCACGTCGGCGCCGAGGTAGTCGGTGGGCGCGCCGACCTTCTTGTAGAGCAGCGGCAGGTAGCGCTCGATTCCGTTGAAGTACACGCCTTGCTGAATCATCTCGAGGTGATGTGCCAGAACCGTGTCGGTGCGGGCCTTCTCGCCCAGCACCTTGACGACGTTCTCGGCACCGCGCGCGCCAAGCACAAGCTCGCGGCACGGGTAGATCTCGATGGGCTCGGAGTCACCGATGGTCTGACCTGTGGTG is a window of Coriobacteriia bacterium DNA encoding:
- the eno gene encoding phosphopyruvate hydratase → MSIITDIYAREILDSRGNPTVEVEVVLDDGSFGRAAVPSGASTGAFEAVELRDVDSARYLGKGVQGAVDNVNDIIAEELVGMDASDQRSIDAELLALDGTANKGKLGANAVLGVSLAVARAASESTELTLYSYIGGANAHVLPVPMMNILNGGVHADNNVDLQEFMVMPVGASTFAEGLRWCAEIYHTLKKVLQERKLGTAVGDEGGFAPNLESNEAALAIIVEAIKAAGYTPGEQVRIALDPASTEFYDAARGVYMLKGEGRELTSEQMVDFWEDLANRYPIISLEDGMSEDDWDGWKLLTDRLGSKLQLVGDDLFVTNTERLRKGIELGVANSILIKLNQIGSLTETLETIEMAKQAGYTCVISHRSGETEDTTIADLAVAVNAGQIKTGAPARSDRVAKYNQLLRIEEELADSSEYLGMAAFYNLRG
- the mazG gene encoding nucleoside triphosphate pyrophosphohydrolase, producing the protein MSHGFDEFVDLIAVLRGPGGCPWDREQTHDSIAKNMVEEAYEAVHAIETHDVADIREELGDVLLQVVLQSQIAADAGEFTIDDVVAAIHAKIVRRHPHVFGDAAAEDAAAVTRTWDQIKSVERAEKQQGLLDTVPHALPALMLAQTISRKAVSAGFEWDSLEGVWAKVHEEIDELKAEEPGSPGAQDEIGDLLFSIVNLARKQGIDAETALRGTCDKFRGRWSAMEKAAAEGGTKLDELGLEAQEALWQRAKRIEKGHA
- a CDS encoding SurA N-terminal domain-containing protein, with translation MKPMRFALAVALCAVMLLGVVALTGCSNKDVAAKVNGQVIKVSDLNAQLDQLKKQYPQMFTGTDAQGRLLDFKQRLLENLINQDLIEQAAKSKGIDVSDADVQKQIDQLKSGFKDSTQFDSALKSAGMTLDQLKSQIRNQLVTQKLVETLSANQTVSQSDIQAYYDKNKSQFFQKPAKRASHILFKPEDKALAAKVLKEIQAGTITLPDAARKYSIDTATASKGGDLGWPTTAYVPEFQAALDKLNKGQMSGLVQSPYGWHIILVTDVRSGTQQPLADVKSQIQQIIVQQRRSDAYQQFLNDLRKNAKIEYVEADLKPNAAKGGSTSASGTAPSTTTN
- the mfd gene encoding transcription-repair coupling factor, translated to MLIRRLAASLSTAESYRTIAEMLGRGEDATLATPGLVRPALTAALHSDMARPTLVVVAGEEAAERYWRQTAAFLGREQVLHYPDRTDLPWSDAAPDLDQVGARARALYALDKNRPVVVVASARALLRTVPPQGSRAFDPFVMGAGGSLELEEATERLTRMGYERVEVAEAPGQFAVRGGTLDVYGTGTLSPVRADLFGDEIETLKRYVPTTGQTIGDSEPIEIYPCRELVLGARGAENVVKVLGEKARTDTVLAHHLEMIQQGVYFNGIERYLPLLYKKVGAPTDYLGADVLVVAAEPRTLFDDASRRHEELSGLAEKLLRATTLAGLYLTPGQLDLGERQRLTLLSLLRAGSGVDAELTACRPEVSGGEERFVGGIRSLLSAGMAIALAVPDRRTRGRIADTLAESGLSITRERDFADGADPDGHVDARPLKKGNIDVTDTDVPAGFVIGEAQIAVISVDDVYPRSAVRRQRREIDPTKVTFAFAPGDYVVHATHGIGLFKEIVRQEVLGQDRVYLLLEYARGDKLYVPVDQIDRVTKYVGADGGSPRITRLNTADWSRATGKARKAARQLAFDLVDLYARRATVAGYTYREDTPWQMEMEAAFPFEETPDQLAAIADVKADMESDKPMDRLICGDVGYGKTEVAIRAAFKATQDRKQVMVLCPTTILAQQHYTTFSERFAPFPVRVEVLSRFRSEVQIKAALQGFASGEVDILIGTHRLLSHDVAPKNLGLVIIDEEQRFGVEHKEHIKNLREQIDVLALSATPIPRTLQMSLSGVRDMSVIDTPPPNRFPVQVHVGEWDEDVVSGAVRRELERGGQVYYVSNRVKTIDDAVRRVCTAAPEARIGVAHGQMSERELESVMEAFAANEYDVLVATTIIESGIDNPHSNTLIIEDSQRLGLAQLYQLKGRVGRSHVKAYGYFLFPRHESLSEQAVERLTAIGDNTELGSGIKIAMKDLEIRGAGSLLGAEQSGQMSQVGFDLFAQMLMEAVSEARGEPVVAHPDVRVDLPISAFLPEEYVDAVDERVRIYRRLAGSPSIEAIDQVYREMVERFGAAPETARNLVDVARIRALAAEVKATSVTIARKRLIIAPVHLSDERKGQLQARGAVWIEKEKKIALPLGYGESVTTAALGLLDAILA